In the genome of Drosophila kikkawai strain 14028-0561.14 chromosome 2R, DkikHiC1v2, whole genome shotgun sequence, the window TTAGCGAGATAAGGAAGAGCGGAAAAGAGAAAACATAAGAGCGATGCAGATGCAGTGGCACACCTATGCGCGCATGACTAGGTGGCGGCCTGTTTCGAACAGATTTAATacattatataatttattttcagttcCCCCAGTAATTAAGGCATTTAATCAATTGGTTGGCGCACCCTTAGAAAGAGAAGTTACTTTGGAATGCATGGTGGAAGTATATCCCAAGCCTCTAAATGGCTGGTATCGAAATGAAGGTAACTTAAAAATAGTAGCTATCATTTCAAAATAAACCATTTAGTACATTTTAAGGCAACATAAAACTACATAACGGAAgcaaatataatataacagAACAAATGATAAGCCAGTACGCTTGGCACCTTAATCTGACTATTAAGCATCTGACAAAATCTGACTTTGGAGCTTACAGCTGCTCTAGCGTTAATGCCCTTGGTAAAAGTGAAACGCGCATTCGCCTGCAAGGTAatgaaaaacatattttatatttctaaaattattatttaaactctAAGTCTTCGTCCAAAAATGGCTAACAATAGTTCataaaatgataataataaatataaattactttctatttttatacgCTTGCAAGGTGAAATATAACATATTATTCAGAAATTTGCAACGCACTGAGGGAGACATTTTCGaccttataatttatatatatttttgatcagaaTCAACTCGctgtcgatctagccatgtccgcccgtctgtccgtttgtACGAAAACTAGTCCCttagttttgaagctatctaaATAAAACTTAGCAGACAGTTCTCTGACTGTTTTCTCTGCTATATATGATACATATGTCGGAACAAGAGGGATTaaacgactatatgatatagctgacATAAAAACAATCGtaaaatttgtagaaaaaaattataacattgctctatattaataaatattcatattcattCATATGaactttctttattatttcagacTTTCGTTgtgtttttaaaacttttttgaaaagaaattgttaaaggctgtttataaatatatgtacatatatatcttttgTTTGTCTTTCTTTTCATTTGACCAAAAAGGAGTTGATATTTATGCttcaattgcaaactgcaagggtatacaaacttcggccaGTCGAAGTTAGACGATTAAAACTGTCAATCAGTTTTAAAATGATCTGAATAAAAATTTACAGACACTTAATTTTATTGAAGATATGTAccataaaaacataaaaaaaattaaataatagtaaatattaggtttgaaatatttaatttaagataaattgtaaatatatatgctgaacaaaaaaaagaaaaaacaacttttataataaaagttttattacatttacctgaacatataatatttacagttttagaATTACAGTTTTACTTTCACAGCTTTACATTGATTAAATGGCGGCTATATTTTATGTGATATGTCTAAACCAGTCATGCCCAGCCCATAGCTCTTTGTGctcgcattgtttttgtaattgctcTTTAGCATAGGCAGAGCAATCGCCGTATGCATGCACGGCTCACTCCAGAGGCAATGCAGATTACACAAACAATTTTGCGTATTCTCTTCATTCTCCACGTCTTCGTTGATCTCGGCAACAACACTTTCATAGGCTTCACCGTTATCTCGCTTGTCCGAATGTAAATTGTTGTTGGATCGCCGAAAAAAGTACATCGCGAAAAATCAGTTGTATTTTGCATTGCGGGCAAGATGTTTGATATTGCAGaatctaattttttattttgtaaaaattgctATGGTGAGCCCCAATGCattgttaaaatgtatttttatgtatttttattactttcgatatcttaatttgaatttactttCATTTCATCGTCCGAACTGTGGCCGTTTTTTTTCGTAACGAttaaggaagctaactttggcacgccgaagtttgtatacccttgcagattggttttcatatttatattactaatttggcccatagctatccgagGAAATTCCTGGATgcacctagagactatttatgcgggtttcgagatccttgaatattaaggtgtttttcgcaaaggcaaggagttcgcctggcttcctcctggaggcatcttctagcgatgccagaactggagagcctaggtatctcattcttgccctcgttagggccgttcatttgcaaatgagatgctccaaggtttcgattggctcgaattcatcacatttccggcatttggcgttgtcggtaatacccagtgTCTGGTTATGCAGCCCGCACCTGATGACCCAGCggctaaacaacaacaataaatttgcTCTGCGTAGCAAAGCTTTACCTCTCCTCCTGCCTTCTGCCTAACATAAACTTTatcactctctcgctctattTGCATAGCTGCCCTTGGCTGTCCGCTAACTGCAGCAGAAATTCTTTTCTCAGTTCGTCTCCGTTTGTCTTCACCTACGCCTGAAAACGAGcagcttaaatatttgcctaTAACCAATTTCGGACCATTTCGGGTCATAAATATCCGCAGCGGCAATTCGGCTGGCCTGCGCTGATAATTGATAGAAAACTTCGTGGctaataaatattgcatttaatttataacgttTTAAAACAAGTGCGTATTTTTTGGGTCAAAAAGCAATTGGACAATTCGACAGCTATTGAAAAAGCTCAATAGCTCaacatttggtgaccccgacgtgATTTTGGCTAgtaaaaacattaaacatttcgGTTTAATAATTGTGCCAAGCGCGTAAACAATTTCGTTTAGTGCATTGCTTGTGGCTGTACTTTGCCGCGCCGCGCTAGGCaaacgtacatacatacatacacatatatgcACCGGTACTTTTGCGTGTACTCTTTGCTCTCGTTCTCCTGCTTGCTGTTCATTTGCCGTCGGTAACAGCTATTCGAATTCGCTTCCCGCTTATTTTGTGCAGTAACTCTGACAAAATACTTTCGCTTGTGTGCGGGCATCATTGCGGTACAAAGAAAAATCTGCAGTGCATGTCAAACTGTTGGCTGCAGTTTATATTGTGagctaataaaataaaatgtcgaCCCCAGAAACTCCTCAGTTTTCGCCGCCCAATCGAGTTACGCTCTTTAAGCGTAGGGCAAACGCGATAGCTGCCCATGCTCAAAAAATTGCTTCTGGCCTTACTGCCGATAGGGTTAAGGCCGTTCCTGAGGAGGAGCTCACCCTGAAACTTgagcttataaataaaaccgaaGCCTCTTTCTCATTGGCTCATGATTCGTTGGAGGAACTCGATTATGGGGAAATTGGCAGCCAAGCGCGGGACGACTTTGAGGATTTGGTGTTCTCCATGAGATCGGTGGTGCTGCAAGAGCTGGGAAGGCGCAAATTCCAAGGAGTTCCGTGTTCAACCATGCATCCAGAGGTGGCCATGGAGGCCGCTGCGCCTGCTCCAAGAAGATCGTGCCTTCCTGAGCTTAAGTTGCCAACCTTCAGCGGCGGCTACACTGAGTATGCCGATTTTATTTCAATGTTCCTGACAATTATTGATAGGAATAGTGATCTGGCTTCAATTGAGAAGCTGCAGCACCTGAAATCATGCCTGAAAGGTCCAGCTTTAGATGCCGTTCGTTCGCTGGAGATCACTGACTCTAACTATGGAGTAGCGCTGGAATTACTTGACAATCGCTTCAATAATAAACGCCTTATTTTTCAGGCTCACATAACAGATATTTTTGGTTTGTCAAAGGTGGAAAGTGCATCAGCTGTGAAGCTGCGTGAGCTCTCCGATAAGCTCAATGCCAATCTTCGAGCGCTTCAGAGTTTGGGAACCTTGGAGGAGATCGCTGGTTGCATTCTTGTTCATACGCTGCTGCAAAAAGTTGACCCGACTACCCAGGCTAAATGGGAAGAGTCTGCCTCTCTGGACAAAATACCCACCTGCGCAGAATTTACTAAATTTCTGGAGAAGCGATGCCAGAAACTGGAGAATGTGGAGCATGCTGCTTTATCCAATGGTGGCAATTCGCAAGCTTCAAGGCCCAGGAGGTTCAGCAGTCATGGGAGAAGTTCGTTTGTCGCCACTAGCATCACAGCCTCGACCAGATTGTGCGTTATGTGCCAGGGTGCAAATCATGGCATTTATAATTGCGCTCAATTCTCCAGCCTTTCTCCTCAAGCTCGTCTGCGTGAAGCTAAACGGCTAGCCTTATGCCTAAACTGCCTCAAATCTGGACATCAATTGAGGAATTGTAGTTCGGGCTCCTGTCGAGCATGTGGATCTAAGCATCATAGCCTTCTACACTTTCCCGCACCGCCTGTAACAGCGCCCCCACAACCTGCTCCACCTAACGTGCCATCGTCGTCAAATGCTGTTCCAAATGTATCGTCAAACTTCTCACTCGCTTCGTCGTCATCGCAATCCGCTGCTTTAGTCGCTCAGAATCTTGATACGGATTGTGTTTTGCTTGCCACTGCAGTCATCAGTGTGCAAAATCGCTCTGGTTCGTGGGTTCCTTGCCGCGCCTTGCTCGACTCGGGATCTCAGTTGCATATCATTACTTCTCGCCTCGCACACTCGCTTCAGTTGCCGAAAGTCAAATCCACGGCCACTGTATCTGGACTTGGAGACTCTAAATTTTGCTCGGATGGTTTTTCGGTAAATATTACTCTAAAGTCTCAAGCTTCAGATTTCGTCTCCAGTATCTCGGCTTTGGTTGCGCCTGCCATCACGGACGACCAGCCTAGCTTCACCGTCAGCCCAGAGGACTGGAACATACCTTCCAACATTCGCCTGGCCGATCCACAGTTCTTCAGATCACAAAGAATTGActtattaattggagcaagtCTATTCTTTGAGCTGCTATGCGTTGGCCAAATTAAGTTGTCTGATGGGCTCCCGTTGTTGCAAAAAACTCGATTGGGATGGGTTGTCACTGGCGGAGGATCAGCGCCACGCCAGTCAGCGGCCTTGGCGGTCCAAGCTACTGCAGGGACGTTAGTCGGAGATGACGCTCCTCTGGAGAGCGTTGTGCGGAAGTTTTGGGAAGTTGAAAACGTTGGAGAGTCTGGATCTCAACGTACCAAAGAGGAACTCGATTGTGAAGCTCATTTCAACGCCAACTTTACTCGGCTGCCGTCAGGAGAATACTCGGTTCGCCTGCCAACCAAGCATAGTGTTGAAATCCTGGGAGATTCATATCAACAAGCTTATCGTCGTTTCGTTAACCTGGAGAACAAACTGGATCGTCATCCTCATCTCAAAGCTCAGTACTCGGCATTTATTCGTGAGTACCTCGATCTGAATCATATGTCTCTTGTGGATTTAGACTCACGGAATTTATGCAAGTTTTATTTGCCGCATCACTGCGTCATTAAAGAGGATAGCACAACTACGAAGCTGCGTGTTGTCTTTGATGGGTCTGCCAAATCATCGTCTGGATACTCATTGAATGAGTTGCTCATGGCAGGGCCCACCTTGCAGCCGAGATTGTTCAACACATTGTTGCAGTTTCGCACATTTCCTGTCGCCCTAACCGGCGATATTTGCAAAATGTATAGATGCGTTCGGATTGCTGAGCCGGATAGTTACTTGCAGTGCATTTTGTGGCGTGATTCACGGCAAGAGGAAATTCGTGTTTATAGGCTGGACACTGTCACCTATGGAACTAAACCTGCCTCGTTTCTGTCAGTTCGAGCCATGCATCAGTTGGCAGAAGATGAGAAGGCATCGTTTCCCCTTGGCGCCAAAATACTTTTGCGAGACTTCTACGTGGATGATCTCATCACAGGAGGCAACTCGACACAAGACGTCTTGGAGATCATGCGGCAGACCACTGGACTTCTCGAAAGGGGCAATTTCAAGTTGAGAAAATGGTGCTCAAACGATCCTGCTTTGCTGCAGCAAATCCCAGAGGCCGAAAGGGATTCATTCTTGAAGTTCGACGATGGCAGCGACATTACAAAAACGCTTGGACTTGCTTGGGATTCGTCGTCGGACGTTTTGCTGTTCTCCACATCGCCAATGAAAATTATTGCCAAACCAACCAAGCGCTCAGTCTTGTCTACGATCGCTTGCTTTTATGATCCTCTAGGTCTTATTTGTCCTGTAATTACTAaagccaaaatatttttacagaagATCTGGAGAGAGAGACTCGACTGGGACGAAAGCTTGCCTGCAGCGCTTAATTCATCGTGGCTAAGTTTGTCGGCCAATATTTGTGAGACGCAAAAGCTCCAGTTTCCTCGACTAGCACTGAACCCAAACAACGTGATCGAAGTCCACGGATTCAGTGATGCCAGTATTGACGCATACGGAGGCTGCATTTACGTCGTGTCCATGGAGGATGACCGAAGGATTGCCCATCTCCTCTGCGCTAAATCTCGTGTGGCGCCACTGAAGACTCTCACGGTCCCTAAGCTGGAGTTGTCTGCTGCCGTGCTGCTGGCTCAACTCATTCAAGAAGTACAACAGATGGGGCTATTCTCGTGCTCCTACTACTGCTGGTCGGATTCTGCAGTTGTTTTATCCTGGATTAGAGATGAGTCGTcgcgttttcaaatatttactgCTAACCGAATCTCTTTAATTCAGTCGATTACAATTGGAATGGAATGGCGCTACGTCCCTACGAGCTGCAATCCGGCAGATATCCTGTCAAGAGGTGCTCTTCCCAGTGAACTGGTAGCCTCTAACCTATGGGCTCATGGACCTGACTATCTTCAAAAGGAAAAATCTCAAtggccagagtcctgcctTGCAGTGAAGACTCTTCCTGACCTTAAAAGGATTGCTTTGGTTGGCATCTCGGCAGCTGCTGATGTATCCTTGTCCTGCAAATTCTTCAACTCGTgggaaaaattaaagcatGTCTTCGGCTACATCTACAAGTTTCGCCATCGTATCAGGCAACCAGGTCTCACTTCGGAACATGTTCGCTGTGGCACCCAAATGCTCATTCGCTCCATTCAGAGGGTTCATCTTAATGACGAGTATCATTGCCTGCTTCGAGGACGGCCAATAAAGGCCTCCAGCTCCATCGCATCGCTCTCGCCCATTATCGACGAACTTGGGCTTTTACGTGTTGGCGGTCGACTGAAAAACTCTGCTCTGGACTATGAGGCACGCCATCCACTGATATTACCTCGTCAGCATCCTGTAACCCGCGCAATAATCCTGCATTTTCATCGGCGCAACCTACACTCTGGACCTCGCTCCCTGCTCGCTTCAATCCGGCAGCAGTTTTGGCCAATTGGTGGCCGCAAGACGGTTGCGAGTGCTGTGAGCAAATGCATAATTTGTTTTCGGGCCAAGCCACATGTTGCTGGCCACATTATGGCGGATCTTCCGGAGGACCGCGTCAGCGCATCTTACGCCTTCCAGGTGACTGGACTGGATTTTTGTGGCCCTTTCTATCACAAGTCGGAAGTTCGGAATAAGGCACCCATCAAGTGCTACGTCTGCATTTTTATCTGCTTTTCCACAAAGGCTGTTCACCTCGAGCTGGTCCAGGATCTCTCCACTTCAGCGTTTCTTAGCGCATTGAGGCGCTTTATATTGATTCGTGGCAAGCCTGCCCGCATATGGTCGGACAATGCGACTAATTTTGTAGGCGCTAAGAACGAGTTGGCTGATCTAAAGCGATTGTTCCTGAATGCCAGCCACCAAACCGCAATAGATGAATTCTGCTTGACTGACAGTATCGAATGGCGATTTATTCCTCCTCGCTCACCCCACTTTGGAGGTCTATGGGAGGCGGCTGTGAAGACTGCGAAGTACCACTTCTACCGATCTGTTGGACCTGCGATACTGCCCGCTGATGACCTGCGCACTCTCGTTTGCCACATCGCGGCAATCATTAATTCTCGTCCTTTAGTCTCACTTTCAGAACACCCTGGCGATCTTGATGTGTTGACACCGGCGCACTTCTTGGGTACTGCTCCTCTGGCCTTGTTTCCTGAGCCTGACTACACTAATTTGAACCTCAATCGGTTGGATCGCTGGCAGAAAATTTCGTTTTACCAGCAACTGTTCTGGTCCCGCTGGAAACAGGAGTACCTGACGCTCCTTCAGCAGCGCTCCAAGTGGCGCACACAGAAGACGGATGTTCAACTCGGTGATGTCGTTCTGGTTAAGGACGAAAACCTGCCCTCCCTCAAGTGGCCACTAGCTCGAGTGGTCAACCTCGTCGCTGGATCCGACAATGTGGCTCGAGTCGCTGTGCTGAAGACCGCCACTGGCCTCATCAATCGCGCAGTTGCTAAGCTGTGTGTGCTGCCGAAGCAGGATGAAGTTGAAAGCCCTTGTCTTCCAACGGGGGGAGAATGTCTGGTTATGCAGCCCGCACCTGATGACCCAGCggctaaacaacaacaataaatttgcTCTGCGTAGCAAAGCTTTACCTCTCCTCCTGCCTTCTGCCTAACATAAACTTTatcactctctcgctctattTGCATAGCTGCCCTTGGCTGTCCGCTAAC includes:
- the LOC138927977 gene encoding uncharacterized protein encodes the protein MSTPETPQFSPPNRVTLFKRRANAIAAHAQKIASGLTADRVKAVPEEELTLKLELINKTEASFSLAHDSLEELDYGEIGSQARDDFEDLVFSMRSVVLQELGRRKFQGVPCSTMHPEVAMEAAAPAPRRSCLPELKLPTFSGGYTEYADFISMFLTIIDRNSDLASIEKLQHLKSCLKGPALDAVRSLEITDSNYGAHITDIFGLSKVESASAVKLRELSDKLNANLRALQSLGTLEEIAGCILVHTLLQKVDPTTQAKWEESASLDKIPTCAEFTKFLEKRCQKLENVEHAALSNGGNSQASRPRRFSSHGRSSFVATSITASTRLCVMCQGANHGIYNCAQFSSLSPQARLREAKRLALCLNCLKSGHQLRNCSSGSCRACGSKHHSLLHFPAPPVTAPPQPAPPNVPSSSNAVPNVSSNFSLASSSSQSAALVAQNLDTDCVLLATAVISVQNRSGSWVPCRALLDSGSQLHIITSRLAHSLQLPKVKSTATVSGLGDSKFCSDGFSVNITLKSQASDFVSSISALVAPAITDDQPSFTVSPEDWNIPSNIRLADPQFFRSQRIDLLIGASLFFELLCVGQIKLSDGLPLLQKTRLGWVVTGGGSAPRQSAALAVQATAGTLVGDDAPLESVVRKFWEVENVGESGSQRTKEELDCEAHFNANFTRLPSGEYSVRLPTKHSVEILGDSYQQAYRRFVNLENKLDRHPHLKAQYSAFIREYLDLNHMSLVDLDSRNLCKFYLPHHCVIKEDSTTTKLRVVFDGSAKSSSGYSLNELLMAGPTLQPRLFNTLLQFRTFPVALTGDICKMYRCVRIAEPDSYLQCILWRDSRQEEIRVYRLDTVTYGTKPASFLSVRAMHQLAEDEKASFPLGAKILLRDFYVDDLITGGNSTQDVLEIMRQTTGLLERGNFKLRKWCSNDPALLQQIPEAERDSFLKFDDGSDITKTLGLAWDSSSDVLLFSTSPMKIIAKPTKRSVLSTIACFYDPLGLICPVITKAKIFLQKIWRERLDWDESLPAALNSSWLSLSANICETQKLQFPRLALNPNNVIEVHGFSDASIDAYGGCIYVVSMEDDRRIAHLLCAKSRVAPLKTLTVPKLELSAAVLLAQLIQEVQQMGLFSCSYYCWSDSAVVLSWIRDESSRFQIFTANRISLIQSITIGMEWRYVPTSCNPADILSRGALPSELVASNLWAHGPDYLQKEKSQWPESCLAVKTLPDLKRIALVGISAAADVSLSCKFFNSWEKLKHVFGYIYKFRHRIRQPGLTSEHVRCGTQMLIRSIQRVHLNDEYHCLLRGRPIKASSSIASLSPIIDELGLLRVGGRLKNSALDYEARHPLILPRQHPVTRAIILHFHRRNLHSGPRSLLASIRQQFWPIGGRKTVASAVSKCIICFRAKPHVAGHIMADLPEDRVSASYAFQVTGLDFCGPFYHKSEVRNKAPIKCYVCIFICFSTKAVHLELVQDLSTSAFLSALRRFILIRGKPARIWSDNATNFVGAKNELADLKRLFLNASHQTAIDEFCLTDSIEWRFIPPRSPHFGGLWEAAVKTAKYHFYRSVGPAILPADDLRTLVCHIAAIINSRPLVSLSEHPGDLDVLTPAHFLGTAPLALFPEPDYTNLNLNRLDRWQKISFYQQLFWSRWKQEYLTLLQQRSKWRTQKTDVQLGDVVLVKDENLPSLKWPLARVVNLVAGSDNVARVAVLKTATGLINRAVAKLCVLPKQDEVESPCLPTGGECLVMQPAPDDPAAKQQQ